In Desulfarculaceae bacterium, the following are encoded in one genomic region:
- a CDS encoding YcaO-like family protein, giving the protein MAEAPSSSGIELKPAPKGYTGEQDKARPPEDTVTWVRGRFAALGAEILRKVMRIDTGRLDIPVFISLCGDRAKGLTGTQKQMGKGASPVQAEASALMELAERFSFFSFIKTTDFPLLTAPQAGEAAMSFAQAAKAVYHPEGDYERAQAVYDLLPQTWAWARNLNQDRDERLPLSWFYAINEYNGPAAGNCLEEAALQSLCEVVERHISAVVTLEKRPTPAIDPASVSDPVAAELIAKFKKAGIEVFLKDFTCGMGIPSVAALCYDPATFPQSSEIVYAAGTASSPAMALIRALTEVAQLAGDFQTHTSYLVSALPKFQSLEEAAYVMEAAGTVPLDSLPDLSAPEFKAELDACVAALDERGFTAYCLNATHPELQVPAVYTIVPGAHFASRTTGTDVVFHAAKAASQLDDPVAALAILEQMLEVAGESYYLQFFRGLALNALERPDEALAALDAALTLNPPAKDEASIHTHRGAALKDLARYHEAKEALGKAADFEEPHAEVFNLLGFCHFMLKEHEDSIEAFGKAIELAPGEAINYANIGSNLRELGQIEEACKMYEHALELDPGIDFARDNLEKLKQKL; this is encoded by the coding sequence GTGGCCGAAGCCCCCTCATCCTCGGGAATTGAGCTAAAGCCCGCCCCCAAGGGCTACACCGGTGAGCAGGACAAGGCGCGCCCCCCCGAGGACACCGTAACCTGGGTGCGCGGTCGCTTCGCGGCCCTGGGGGCCGAGATTCTGCGCAAGGTCATGCGCATCGACACCGGACGCCTGGACATCCCGGTGTTCATCAGCCTGTGCGGCGACCGGGCCAAGGGCCTGACCGGCACCCAGAAGCAGATGGGCAAGGGGGCCAGCCCGGTCCAGGCCGAGGCCAGCGCCTTGATGGAGCTGGCCGAGCGCTTCAGCTTCTTCTCCTTCATCAAGACCACCGATTTCCCGCTGCTCACCGCGCCCCAGGCCGGGGAAGCGGCCATGTCCTTTGCCCAGGCGGCCAAGGCGGTGTACCACCCCGAGGGCGACTATGAGCGCGCCCAGGCGGTGTATGACCTCTTGCCCCAGACCTGGGCCTGGGCCCGCAACCTGAACCAGGATCGCGACGAGCGTTTGCCCCTGAGCTGGTTCTACGCCATCAACGAGTACAACGGCCCGGCTGCGGGCAATTGCTTGGAAGAGGCGGCCCTACAGAGCCTCTGCGAGGTGGTGGAGCGCCACATCTCGGCCGTGGTCACCCTGGAAAAGCGGCCCACCCCGGCCATCGACCCGGCCAGCGTGAGCGATCCGGTGGCCGCCGAGCTGATCGCCAAGTTCAAGAAGGCGGGCATCGAGGTGTTCCTCAAGGACTTCACCTGCGGCATGGGCATCCCCTCGGTGGCCGCGCTGTGCTACGACCCGGCCACCTTTCCCCAGAGCAGCGAGATCGTCTACGCGGCGGGCACCGCCAGCAGCCCGGCCATGGCCCTGATCCGCGCCCTGACCGAGGTGGCCCAGCTGGCCGGCGACTTCCAGACCCACACCAGCTACCTGGTGAGCGCCCTGCCCAAGTTCCAAAGCCTGGAAGAGGCGGCCTATGTCATGGAGGCGGCGGGCACGGTGCCCCTGGACTCGCTGCCCGACCTGAGCGCCCCGGAATTCAAGGCCGAGCTGGACGCCTGCGTGGCCGCGCTGGATGAGCGGGGCTTCACAGCCTATTGCCTCAACGCCACCCACCCGGAGCTCCAGGTGCCCGCGGTCTACACCATCGTTCCGGGGGCGCACTTTGCCTCGCGCACCACGGGCACCGACGTGGTGTTCCATGCGGCCAAGGCGGCCAGCCAGTTGGACGACCCGGTGGCCGCGCTGGCCATCTTGGAGCAAATGCTTGAAGTAGCCGGGGAGAGCTACTATCTGCAATTCTTTAGGGGCCTGGCCCTGAACGCCCTGGAGCGGCCCGACGAGGCCTTGGCCGCCCTGGACGCAGCCCTGACCCTGAACCCCCCGGCCAAGGACGAGGCCTCCATCCACACCCACCGGGGCGCGGCGCTCAAGGACCTGGCCCGCTACCATGAGGCAAAAGAGGCCCTGGGCAAGGCGGCCGATTTCGAAGAGCCCCACGCGGAAGTGTTCAACTTGCTTGGCTTTTGCCACTTCATGCTCAAGGAGCACGAGGATTCCATCGAGGCGTTCGGCAAGGCCATCGAGCTGGCCCCGGGCGAGGCCATCAACTACGCCAATATCGGCTCCAACCTCCGGGAGCTGGGCCAGATCGAGGAGGCCTGCAAGATGTACGAGCACGCCCTGGAGCTGGACCCCGGCATCGATTTCGCCCGCGACAACCTGGAAAAGCTAAAGCAAAAGCTTTAA
- a CDS encoding TusE/DsrC/DsvC family sulfur relay protein, giving the protein MPTVSFKGKDYEVDEDGFLQDPESWDADFAFYVKEQEGISELTDEHWKVIHYLQDYYKKNGIAPMVRIMTKVTGYKLKQIYELFPSGPGKGACKMAGLAKPTGCV; this is encoded by the coding sequence ATGCCGACCGTGAGCTTTAAGGGCAAAGACTACGAAGTGGACGAGGACGGCTTCCTGCAGGATCCGGAGAGCTGGGACGCCGACTTCGCTTTCTACGTGAAGGAGCAAGAGGGCATCTCCGAGCTGACCGACGAGCACTGGAAGGTTATCCATTACCTCCAGGACTACTACAAGAAGAACGGCATCGCCCCCATGGTCCGTATTATGACCAAGGTGACCGGCTACAAGCTGAAGCAGATCTACGAGCTGTTCCCCAGCGGCCCCGGCAAGGGCGCTTGTAAGATGGCTGGCCTGGCCAAGCCGACCGGCTGCGTGTAG
- a CDS encoding valine--tRNA ligase translates to MAQEPLAKSYEPAEVEKRWYAYWENEGLFHADPASDKPPYSIVIPPPNVTGQLHMGHALNNTMQDILCRYKRMTGHEVLWMPGTDHAGIATQNVVERQLASEGKTRHDLGREAFIERVWEWRTEYGGKIINQLKRLGASCDWERERFTMDQGLSTAVREVFVRLYEEGLIYQGDYIINWCPRCHTALSDLESEHEEVKGGLYHIRYPFKNADGYLVVATTRPETLLGDTAVAVNPEDPRYADLPDDTVLLPLLGRELPIIRDPYVSTEFGTGALKITPAHDPNDFMIGQKHGLAAIRVMDDNGTINEEGGPYAGLDRFEARKVMLADLEAQGLLEKQDDYMHSVGHCYRCKTMVEPILSKQWFVKVGPLAEQALKAVQDGRTKIVPTQWEKTYYEWMNNIRDWCVSRQIWWGHRIPAWYCECGEVIVSRTTPEQCPACGGVELRQETDVLDTWFSSALWPFSTMGWPEQTPELAKFYPTSCLVTGFDILFFWVARMMMMGLKFMDDVPFTDVYIHALVRDASGQKMSKSKGNVIDPLIVMDQFGTDAFRFTLAAFAAQGRDIKMSEDRIAGYRNFVNKIWNAARFTLMNLEDQAQGELPEAPGLEDSWILSRVSRVAREVGAAIEDYRFNEAAGAAYQFVWHEFCDWYLELAKGSLYDDSDPQRQAASKAVLAEVFSRLLRILHPFMPFVSEELWHRLPGTEGSIMKAPWPACDREDPEAERQMELVMGVIGAVRNIRGEMGISPGKQAPVVLMAHDAGAKAILEAQAGRIASLAKTGEPGWAPEGQPPAKSASAALPEVTVYVPLEGLVDFGAELARLDKELAKLGKEIMPSQKKLSNEGFLAKAPAEVVEKEKAKVAEAEDKMARLRESRERMLSFVND, encoded by the coding sequence ATGGCCCAAGAACCGCTCGCCAAATCCTACGAACCGGCCGAGGTGGAGAAGCGCTGGTACGCCTACTGGGAGAACGAGGGCCTGTTCCATGCCGATCCGGCCTCGGACAAGCCCCCTTATTCCATCGTCATCCCCCCGCCCAACGTAACCGGCCAGCTGCATATGGGCCATGCCCTGAACAACACCATGCAGGACATCCTGTGCCGCTACAAGCGCATGACCGGCCATGAGGTGCTGTGGATGCCGGGCACCGACCACGCGGGCATCGCCACCCAGAACGTGGTGGAGCGCCAGCTGGCCAGTGAGGGCAAGACCCGCCACGACCTGGGCCGCGAGGCCTTCATCGAGCGGGTGTGGGAGTGGCGCACCGAGTACGGCGGCAAGATCATCAACCAGCTCAAGCGCCTGGGCGCCTCCTGCGACTGGGAGCGCGAGCGCTTCACCATGGACCAGGGGCTCTCCACGGCGGTGCGCGAGGTGTTCGTGCGCCTGTACGAAGAGGGGCTCATCTACCAGGGCGACTACATCATCAACTGGTGCCCCCGCTGCCACACCGCGCTGAGCGACCTGGAGAGCGAGCACGAGGAGGTCAAGGGCGGGCTGTACCACATCCGCTACCCCTTCAAGAACGCGGACGGGTATCTGGTGGTGGCCACCACCCGGCCAGAGACGCTCCTGGGCGACACGGCGGTAGCAGTGAACCCCGAGGACCCGCGCTACGCCGACCTGCCCGACGACACGGTGCTGTTGCCCCTGTTGGGCCGCGAGCTGCCCATCATCCGCGACCCCTACGTGTCCACCGAGTTCGGCACCGGCGCGCTCAAGATCACCCCGGCCCACGACCCCAACGACTTCATGATCGGCCAGAAGCACGGCTTGGCCGCGATCAGGGTGATGGACGACAACGGGACCATCAACGAGGAGGGCGGCCCCTACGCCGGGCTGGACCGCTTCGAGGCCCGCAAGGTGATGCTGGCCGACCTGGAGGCCCAGGGTCTCTTGGAAAAGCAGGACGACTACATGCACTCGGTCGGCCACTGCTACCGCTGCAAGACCATGGTGGAGCCGATCCTGAGCAAGCAGTGGTTCGTCAAGGTGGGCCCCCTGGCCGAGCAGGCCCTGAAGGCGGTGCAGGACGGGCGCACCAAGATCGTGCCCACCCAGTGGGAAAAGACCTATTACGAGTGGATGAACAACATCCGCGACTGGTGCGTGAGCCGCCAGATCTGGTGGGGCCACCGCATCCCGGCCTGGTACTGCGAGTGCGGCGAGGTGATCGTTTCGCGCACCACGCCGGAGCAGTGCCCGGCCTGCGGCGGCGTCGAGCTGCGCCAGGAGACCGACGTTTTGGACACCTGGTTTAGTAGCGCGCTGTGGCCCTTCTCCACCATGGGCTGGCCGGAGCAGACCCCGGAGCTGGCCAAGTTCTACCCCACCTCCTGTTTGGTCACCGGCTTCGACATCCTGTTCTTCTGGGTGGCCCGCATGATGATGATGGGCCTCAAGTTCATGGACGACGTGCCCTTCACCGACGTGTACATCCACGCCCTGGTGCGCGACGCCTCGGGCCAGAAAATGTCCAAGTCCAAGGGCAACGTCATCGACCCCCTGATCGTGATGGACCAGTTCGGCACCGACGCCTTCCGCTTCACCCTGGCCGCCTTCGCCGCCCAGGGCCGCGACATCAAGATGAGCGAGGACCGCATCGCGGGCTACCGCAACTTCGTGAACAAGATCTGGAACGCGGCCCGCTTCACCCTGATGAACCTGGAGGACCAGGCCCAGGGTGAGCTGCCCGAGGCCCCGGGCCTGGAGGATAGCTGGATTCTCTCCCGGGTGAGCCGGGTGGCCCGCGAGGTGGGCGCGGCCATCGAGGACTACCGCTTCAACGAGGCGGCGGGCGCGGCCTACCAGTTCGTGTGGCACGAGTTCTGCGACTGGTATTTGGAGCTGGCCAAGGGCTCGCTCTATGACGACAGCGACCCCCAGCGCCAGGCGGCCTCCAAGGCGGTCTTGGCCGAGGTGTTCTCGCGCCTGCTGCGCATCCTGCACCCCTTCATGCCCTTTGTGAGCGAGGAGCTGTGGCACCGCCTGCCCGGCACCGAGGGCAGCATCATGAAAGCGCCCTGGCCCGCCTGCGACCGCGAGGACCCCGAGGCCGAGCGCCAGATGGAGCTGGTCATGGGGGTGATCGGCGCGGTTCGGAACATCCGCGGCGAGATGGGCATCAGCCCGGGCAAGCAGGCGCCGGTGGTGCTCATGGCCCACGACGCCGGGGCCAAGGCGATCTTGGAGGCTCAGGCCGGGCGCATCGCCAGCCTGGCCAAGACCGGTGAGCCCGGCTGGGCCCCCGAGGGCCAGCCCCCGGCCAAATCGGCCAGCGCGGCCTTGCCCGAAGTGACGGTCTACGTGCCCCTGGAGGGGCTGGTGGACTTTGGGGCCGAGCTGGCCCGCCTGGACAAGGAGCTGGCCAAGCTGGGCAAGGAAATCATGCCCAGCCAGAAAAAGCTGTCCAACGAAGGCTTCCTGGCCAAGGCCCCGGCCGAGGTGGTGGAGAAGGAAAAGGCCAAGGTGGCGGAAGCCGAGGATAAAATGGCTCGCCTTCGGGAGAGCCGAGAGCGTATGCTAAGCTTCGTGAACGACTAG
- a CDS encoding deoxyribonuclease IV: protein MRLGIHLSAAGGPSRAAEAAARLGLECLQIFSGTPRTWKQKPLTKAEAQAFCQASEAAGLRPVVVHAPYLINLASPDHALWRRSYQALASQLKRAAKLGADAVVVHPGSRGQREAAWGRERVAEGARRAIEASGGSAELWLENTAGGGGHLGGSLEDMAALLDSLKGLPCGGAIDTAHAFAAGYDLSGAAQTKAFLDDLARVVGLERVKLFHLNDSDFPLGGHRDRHTHIGQGLIGQDCFAMLVNDPRLKEVGGVMETPKDTRWADRRNLALLRRLRRRGGP, encoded by the coding sequence TTGCGCCTGGGCATCCATCTCTCGGCCGCGGGGGGCCCCTCCCGCGCGGCCGAGGCCGCCGCGCGTCTGGGCCTGGAGTGCCTGCAAATCTTCTCCGGCACCCCGCGCACCTGGAAGCAAAAGCCGCTGACCAAGGCCGAGGCCCAGGCCTTTTGCCAAGCATCCGAGGCCGCCGGGTTGCGGCCCGTGGTGGTGCACGCCCCCTATCTGATCAACCTGGCCAGCCCGGACCACGCCCTGTGGCGGCGCTCCTATCAGGCGCTTGCTTCTCAATTGAAGCGCGCGGCCAAGCTGGGCGCGGACGCCGTGGTGGTGCACCCGGGCAGCCGGGGCCAGCGCGAGGCGGCCTGGGGCCGCGAGCGTGTGGCCGAGGGCGCCCGGAGGGCCATCGAGGCCAGCGGGGGATCGGCCGAGCTGTGGCTGGAGAACACCGCCGGCGGGGGAGGGCATTTGGGCGGCAGCCTGGAAGACATGGCCGCCCTGCTGGACAGCCTCAAGGGCCTGCCCTGCGGCGGGGCCATTGACACGGCCCACGCCTTTGCGGCGGGCTACGACCTGAGCGGCGCGGCCCAGACCAAGGCTTTTCTGGACGACCTGGCCCGGGTGGTGGGCCTGGAGCGCGTCAAGCTGTTCCACCTAAACGACAGCGACTTCCCCCTGGGCGGCCACCGCGACCGGCACACCCACATCGGCCAGGGGCTTATCGGCCAGGACTGCTTCGCAATGCTGGTCAACGACCCGAGACTAAAAGAAGTCGGCGGGGTCATGGAGACCCCCAAGGACACCCGCTGGGCCGACCGGCGCAACCTGGCCCTGCTGCGCCGTTTGCGGCGCAGGGGCGGGCCTTAA
- a CDS encoding DUF4386 domain-containing protein, giving the protein MLRKASGVVFACSSLLMLTCFVLLGVKLGYPEILREETGVALAKFMAKADLARALYYGLMVSAVLVIMEAVLFHRVFRGPQNGVWLELGKYSGVCAGLCFIFGFMRWVFLVPFIAQSHAQAAPDSALAQTGAFMFRAFDTYMGTTIGEHMGFLFLSLMLFFFGIAMILSAEGSLWPAILGWLGILIGLGVLYGNTEVFGFPLAFDINRGATKLSLLWMIAVGVFLLASKPPREA; this is encoded by the coding sequence ATGCTCAGGAAAGCTTCCGGTGTTGTATTTGCCTGCTCTTCTCTGCTCATGCTCACCTGCTTCGTGCTGCTGGGGGTCAAGCTGGGCTATCCCGAGATCCTGCGCGAGGAAACCGGGGTGGCCCTGGCCAAGTTCATGGCCAAGGCGGATCTGGCCCGTGCGCTTTACTACGGCCTCATGGTCTCGGCCGTGCTGGTGATAATGGAAGCGGTGCTTTTCCACCGGGTTTTCCGGGGGCCCCAAAACGGGGTCTGGCTGGAGCTGGGCAAGTACAGCGGCGTCTGCGCGGGCCTTTGCTTTATATTCGGTTTCATGCGCTGGGTGTTCCTGGTTCCCTTCATTGCCCAAAGCCACGCCCAGGCCGCCCCGGACAGCGCCCTGGCCCAAACCGGTGCCTTCATGTTTCGCGCTTTCGACACCTATATGGGCACCACCATCGGCGAGCACATGGGCTTTCTCTTCCTGAGCCTGATGCTGTTCTTTTTCGGCATCGCCATGATTCTGAGCGCGGAAGGCTCCTTATGGCCCGCTATTTTGGGCTGGTTGGGCATACTGATCGGGCTCGGCGTGCTCTACGGAAACACCGAGGTGTTCGGCTTCCCTCTGGCCTTTGATATCAACCGGGGGGCCACCAAGCTTTCGCTCCTGTGGATGATCGCGGTGGGGGTGTTCTTGTTGGCAAGCAAACCGCCTCGGGAAGCCTAG
- a CDS encoding enoyl-CoA hydratase/isomerase family protein yields MSDKTVLIQDQGPVRVLTLNRPEQLNALNHELGQELMDALAEAENDPKVRAVVLTGAGRAFSAGADLGRFAAMAAQQDSAARESFTGLGFPRAMANFPKPLIAAVNGPAVGWGLTVSLMCDLRVAAAESYFSAGFVRIGVTPEFGSSFLLPAIVGLGRALDMTLTARKVPAEEALAMGLVNRVAPEGQLMEAALELAGQIAAYPATAVSMAKTLMRTGAGAAMEQVLDYEIRCFRSAMTSPEHKAAVKAMMESIAARKKG; encoded by the coding sequence ATGAGCGACAAGACCGTCTTGATTCAGGACCAGGGCCCCGTCCGGGTGCTCACCCTCAACCGCCCCGAGCAGCTGAACGCGCTTAACCACGAGTTGGGCCAAGAGCTCATGGACGCCCTGGCCGAGGCGGAAAACGACCCCAAGGTGCGCGCGGTGGTGCTCACCGGGGCGGGCCGGGCCTTCAGCGCCGGGGCGGACCTGGGCCGTTTCGCGGCCATGGCCGCCCAGCAGGACAGCGCCGCCCGCGAGAGCTTCACCGGCCTGGGCTTCCCCCGGGCCATGGCCAACTTCCCCAAGCCGCTCATCGCGGCGGTCAACGGCCCGGCCGTGGGCTGGGGCCTCACCGTAAGCCTGATGTGCGACCTTCGGGTGGCCGCCGCCGAGTCCTACTTCTCGGCCGGTTTCGTGCGCATCGGGGTCACCCCGGAGTTCGGCTCCTCCTTCCTGCTGCCGGCCATCGTGGGCCTGGGCCGCGCCCTGGACATGACCCTCACCGCCCGCAAGGTGCCCGCCGAGGAGGCCCTGGCCATGGGCCTGGTGAACCGGGTGGCCCCCGAGGGCCAGCTCATGGAGGCCGCCCTGGAGCTGGCCGGGCAGATCGCGGCCTATCCCGCCACCGCGGTGAGCATGGCCAAGACCCTCATGCGCACCGGGGCCGGGGCCGCCATGGAGCAGGTTCTGGACTACGAGATCCGCTGCTTCCGTTCGGCCATGACCAGCCCGGAGCACAAGGCCGCGGTCAAGGCCATGATGGAGTCCATCGCGGCCCGCAAAAAGGGCTAG
- a CDS encoding 3-oxoacyl-ACP reductase FabG, with product MRLAGKKAIVTGSSRGVGAAVALAYGRQGADVVVNYTSSEGPAKDIVKQIEEMGQKAVAVKADAASEADCQKLVDAAKNDLGGLDIVVNNAGFTRPAMLHKMTEEQWDQVLGIHLKAAWLMSKAAHPIFKEQSSGKIINVTSVAGVVGTVGQINYSAAKGGVISLTKSVAREMARSNVCCNVISLGIVATDMTEKIRSDEKLKDIYMNRILLKRFAEADDITPAFVFLASNEADYITGQLLCVDGGYGMI from the coding sequence ATGCGTCTAGCCGGAAAAAAAGCCATCGTAACCGGGTCTTCCCGGGGCGTGGGCGCCGCCGTGGCTCTGGCCTACGGCCGCCAAGGCGCCGACGTGGTGGTCAACTACACCTCCTCCGAGGGTCCTGCCAAAGACATCGTCAAACAGATCGAGGAAATGGGCCAAAAGGCCGTGGCCGTTAAGGCCGACGCGGCCTCGGAGGCCGACTGCCAGAAGCTGGTGGACGCGGCCAAGAACGACCTGGGCGGCCTGGACATCGTGGTCAACAACGCGGGCTTCACCCGCCCGGCCATGCTCCACAAGATGACCGAGGAGCAGTGGGACCAGGTGCTGGGCATCCATCTTAAAGCGGCCTGGCTCATGTCCAAGGCGGCCCACCCCATCTTCAAGGAGCAGTCCTCGGGCAAGATCATCAACGTGACCAGCGTGGCCGGCGTGGTGGGCACGGTGGGCCAGATCAACTACTCCGCCGCCAAGGGCGGGGTGATCAGCCTCACCAAGTCCGTGGCCCGCGAGATGGCCCGCTCCAACGTCTGCTGCAACGTCATTTCCCTGGGCATCGTGGCCACGGACATGACCGAGAAGATCCGCTCCGACGAGAAGCTCAAAGACATCTACATGAACCGCATCCTGCTCAAGCGCTTTGCCGAGGCCGACGACATCACCCCGGCCTTCGTGTTTTTGGCCAGCAACGAGGCCGACTACATCACCGGCCAACTCCTGTGCGTGGACGGCGGATACGGCATGATCTAG
- the had gene encoding 6-hydroxycyclohex-1-ene-1-carbonyl-CoA dehydrogenase translates to MAAIPDKIDTWQMVSPTTYKKDENGKFVMDAPGKLERTTIPMPELGEGDALVEVAGCGVCHTDLSYFYDGVPTVSKPPLTLGHEIAGTVLAGPDALIGKNVIVPAVMPCGNCPICDQGRGNRCLAQKMPGNSLGIYGGFSSHIPVPAGDLCVVDDPKFPLSHYAVVADAGTTPYQAAMRADLKDGDLVIITGITGGVGVYMGQIAKALGAKVVVGMARNQAKLDRALNFGVDYVINSKGKDVKEVKGEFGAICKEAGVPKNVGWKIFECTGTAGGQELALAFLSFLGKMVVVGFGMQSNKYMLSKLMAFDAEIIGTWGCLPEYYPKVLEMVQDGRVQIEPFLETKPMSTIQEVFEQQHNGLFDKRQVLEPDF, encoded by the coding sequence ATGGCGGCCATACCCGACAAAATCGACACTTGGCAGATGGTGAGCCCCACCACCTACAAGAAGGATGAAAACGGCAAGTTCGTGATGGACGCGCCGGGCAAACTGGAGCGCACCACCATCCCCATGCCCGAGCTGGGCGAGGGCGATGCCCTGGTAGAGGTGGCCGGCTGCGGCGTGTGCCACACCGACCTTAGCTACTTCTACGATGGCGTGCCCACGGTGAGCAAGCCGCCCCTGACCCTGGGCCACGAGATCGCGGGCACCGTGCTGGCCGGCCCCGACGCCCTTATCGGCAAGAACGTGATCGTGCCGGCGGTCATGCCCTGCGGCAACTGCCCCATCTGCGACCAGGGCCGCGGCAACCGCTGCCTGGCCCAGAAGATGCCGGGCAACTCCCTGGGCATCTACGGCGGCTTCTCCAGCCACATCCCGGTCCCGGCCGGCGACCTGTGCGTGGTGGACGATCCCAAGTTCCCGCTGAGCCACTATGCGGTGGTGGCCGACGCGGGCACCACGCCCTACCAGGCGGCCATGCGCGCCGACCTGAAGGACGGCGACCTGGTGATCATCACCGGCATCACCGGCGGCGTGGGCGTGTACATGGGCCAGATCGCCAAGGCCCTGGGGGCCAAGGTGGTGGTGGGCATGGCCCGCAACCAGGCCAAGCTGGACCGCGCCCTGAACTTCGGAGTCGACTACGTGATCAACTCCAAGGGCAAGGACGTCAAGGAGGTCAAGGGCGAGTTCGGGGCCATCTGCAAGGAGGCCGGGGTTCCCAAGAACGTGGGCTGGAAGATCTTCGAGTGCACCGGCACCGCCGGGGGCCAGGAACTGGCTCTGGCCTTCCTGTCCTTCCTGGGCAAGATGGTGGTGGTGGGCTTCGGCATGCAGAGCAACAAGTACATGCTCTCTAAGCTCATGGCCTTCGACGCCGAGATCATCGGCACCTGGGGCTGCCTGCCCGAGTACTATCCCAAGGTCTTGGAGATGGTCCAGGACGGCCGGGTTCAGATCGAGCCCTTCCTGGAGACCAAGCCCATGAGCACCATCCAGGAGGTCTTCGAACAGCAGCACAACGGCCTGTTCGACAAGCGCCAGGTCCTGGAGCCTGACTTTTAG
- the oah gene encoding 6-oxocyclohex-1-ene-1-carbonyl-CoA hydratase, whose product MSLDWMPRESELKNHLLFEEDMVRGRYWGNDEDAPCVVYTKKPLVNPKTGEEVPELYVAEVRLNNPRQYNSYTTTMVKGVIAGFRAASGDRSVVATVFTGTGFDAFCTGGNTKEYSEYYSKRPNEYGEYMDLFNEMVDSILMCKKPTICRVNGMRVAGGQEIGMACDLAVTSDLAIFGQAGARHGSAPDGGSTDFLPWMLNMEDAMWNCVSCEMWSAYKMRAKNLVSKVVPVLKDGDKFIRNPMIITDRYVDGGEIVYGEFLKDREALGEAKAKMKELPRDAAMLDGEVNKIIWTFANLFPGCVMKSIDGIRAKKKYFWDQAKLPNRHWLMANMNYEAFLGFGAFNTKKITGSDVIDFIKFRQLIAEGAEAGDETFAAVMGKPKD is encoded by the coding sequence ATGTCTCTTGACTGGATGCCGAGAGAAAGCGAACTGAAAAACCACCTTCTGTTCGAGGAGGACATGGTTCGCGGCCGCTACTGGGGCAACGACGAGGACGCGCCCTGCGTGGTCTACACCAAAAAGCCCCTGGTCAACCCCAAGACCGGCGAAGAGGTTCCGGAACTGTACGTGGCCGAGGTTCGCCTGAACAACCCGCGCCAGTACAACTCCTATACCACCACCATGGTCAAGGGCGTGATCGCGGGCTTCCGCGCCGCCTCCGGCGACCGCTCGGTGGTGGCCACGGTGTTCACCGGCACCGGCTTCGACGCCTTCTGCACCGGCGGCAACACCAAGGAGTACAGCGAGTACTACTCCAAGCGGCCCAATGAGTACGGCGAGTACATGGACCTGTTCAACGAGATGGTGGACAGCATCCTGATGTGCAAGAAGCCCACCATCTGCCGCGTGAACGGCATGCGCGTGGCCGGCGGCCAGGAGATCGGCATGGCCTGCGACCTGGCCGTGACCAGCGACTTGGCCATCTTCGGCCAGGCCGGCGCCCGCCACGGCTCGGCTCCGGACGGCGGCTCCACCGACTTCCTCCCCTGGATGCTCAACATGGAAGACGCCATGTGGAACTGCGTCTCCTGCGAGATGTGGAGCGCCTATAAGATGCGGGCCAAGAACCTGGTCTCCAAGGTCGTGCCCGTGCTCAAGGACGGCGACAAGTTCATCCGCAACCCCATGATCATCACCGACCGCTACGTGGACGGCGGCGAGATCGTCTACGGCGAGTTCCTCAAGGACCGCGAGGCCCTGGGCGAGGCCAAGGCCAAGATGAAAGAGCTGCCCCGCGACGCGGCCATGCTCGACGGCGAAGTCAACAAGATCATCTGGACCTTCGCCAACCTGTTCCCCGGCTGCGTGATGAAGTCCATCGACGGCATCCGCGCCAAGAAGAAGTACTTCTGGGACCAGGCCAAGCTGCCCAACCGCCATTGGCTGATGGCCAACATGAACTACGAGGCCTTCCTGGGCTTCGGCGCTTTCAACACCAAGAAGATCACCGGCTCGGACGTGATCGACTTCATCAAGTTCCGCCAGCTCATCGCCGAGGGCGCCGAGGCCGGCGACGAGACCTTCGCCGCGGTCATGGGCAAGCCCAAGGACTAA